ATTGCTGCAGATGCCACATCAATCCACCTGTTGATTGGTCCGGCAATCAACAGGTGGATTAGTGTTGATTGCCACACCAATCAACACCAATCCACTTACTCAGGGGTCATTCCTAAACAAGACCCTGAGATACTTGAACTGCTCCACTTTGGGCAGGACCTTGTAATTGACCCAGATAAATAACTCTGCCCTTTTCCACCTCTTGGATTTGGAGGGGCTGATTTTCATCCCAGCCACTTCACACTCAGATGTAGACCTCTCCAGTAAAAGCTGGAGATCACGGTCTGATCTCTGCCATCACCCAGAGGTTGGCAAGAAGGTGGACACATTTCAGGTAGCACTTTATAAGGTTCCATTAGGACTCATGAGCCTTTGAACAATAAAATTGATATGAAGGATGGCATACTCAGTGGTGAGATTGTAGGATGGACTTGATCCAGTTTAAAGAAGCTCAATAAATCCATCTGATCCCTTGTTCTTTTCACAGGTTATTCTCACTGGAAAGGCCAAGTGTTGACGGCAGATGAGCTGCATGTTCTTTATGAGGGAATCAAACTGAACAATGTACACCAATATGACTATGTATTAACAGgtgaatgtttgtctttttacttttactgtgaTGTGTCCATTGGCAGTGATTTGGAAATAAGTTACTAATTCATCCTTAGACTAAATAGTTTTTCATTCAACCTTACCTTGAGGTACACTTAGGATTTATTGTGCCTGTGGAAGAGTTGTGCATTTCATCTATGTTTTTCCCCTATCTACTGTTTTAATGTCATATCTCGATGTTGCATATTTTGAGAGGCCTTTCTAAATGCATTGGTCCTTGTTGTTGTGTGGGATGTGTTCAGGGTATACCAGAGACACGTCTTTTTTAGAGATGGTGGTGGATATTGTTCAGGAGCTAAAGAGAGCCAATCCTAATCTGGTTTATGGTGAGcaacacttttcattttttctaaaaataacatttctagaAGAAATCTGATTCTCCTAGAATGTACGGTTCTCATTATAACCATACATTCTTATACTTGTATGTAATACAACTGTGTTTAACCAGTAAATATGTATTACTTGTGTGTTTGGTTCATTAGATCATCATAGGAATGCTCTTCCAGAACATTGACCTCTTGAACAAATCAGTACCTAAATATTTCTCTTATGCACCATGTTCCAGCTGCTATAATTGCTTTCATCTTGGATGGCCATTGGGTTGTGCATTGATGCCCAAGTTCTCTGTTCCTTATGTTACACCATTACTTTTCAGAAGCTTTCTGTATTTCTGAGCTGGTTCTGATTCCAACTCTCATTTACTTTAGCATCATTCAGTGAAGCCACTTTTCTACAGCATAGGTCCACTTTCCATCTTCACCAATGAAGCATCTCATAATCCCAAATAATTATGAGCACATCATCTCCTCTGACAGCATGCTGTTGTGCTATAGAGGAGCCATCCAATTCTCTCTTTGTCATATCTTTCTAAAATGGCTCTTCTTTTGCGCTTCATATTTCTGGATGAGTTCAGATCTTCATTCCTCCCCTCACTGCAGTGTTTTATCTAATGTGGTTGCTCTCAGAGGGTGTGCAGGTCTCTGATGGATGCATGACTCTGTATGTTTATCCTTTCAGTATGTGACCCCGTCCTTGGTGATCATGGATCCATGGTGAGATTATAGGCGTCTCAATGCAGTAGCAGTGGTGTTTATGTTTTGAATATGTGGGAgaagttgcttttatttttcttgtctgtTGTGATCTGTATATTTTGCTGTTGATGTATCTTCTAGTGTTGCTGCTAATACTATTAgttaatttaataatattaaatggATTATTGAATTTTAATCCTCACAGTGTTTATATATGTAATACTTTGTAAACATATGCTAGTCCAGGACATGGTTGTCagcctgtttttaaatgataaagtGTTTTTAACTTGTATGTCTCTTTCCACAGTACGTTCCTCAGAATCTTTATCCGGTCTACAAGAATAAGGTTGTTCCTGTTGCAGACATCATTACTCCTAACCAGTTTGAGGCTGAGTGAGTGCTTTACTTCTTatgtaacaaaatgtttcaaactaaaACTCCTATcttgttataaaaaaattttgTCCTCTCTGTTATTACTCAACTTGTCTCATGAGCTAATTTCATTTAGGGATGCACCAATAAATTGGCTGTGATTTCCTACTTAGTGACTTTGTCGCTATATTTAGCGACttttcagacacaaaaaaaattgtcaggTAAAGCATTCAAAATTGGCAGGTCTGGCTTTTTAAAGTTTGGTGATGGGTAAGAAAACTGTAATCGGTGCACACCTAATTTCATTCTCATTTTGATTggagcacaacaaaaaaatctgttaatcagattttttggaTGACATAAAAttaagattagggtgatggcaaaaAGTTTGGGAGTCTCATCACCAAAGAAAAATTGACAAATCGCATGTTTATGCATTTCTATATGTTTGtgagtatgtatatatatatatattttgtgtgtgCACTCTATGTTAACTGTAATGTTTAATTCTTTGACCGGAGCATATGGGTCCtgtacttttataacaaatttatgtgagatcatgatttcttggttaatgtcaagttgtcataaagacattttgaataatgtcaattttgtattaaaagtgtcatgatttaccgaatgacactttataacagtcataaatattcatgaagacttactcatgttcatgacaggtgttatgtcatgtttatgatggtgtcatgacagtcttaacCTGTCAAAGTGTTACCATAGATTTGATCTTTTAATGAGCAGTTAAGTTAAATGTTAGATATAGTACTTTTAGAGATGTGTAGGCTTTAAGAATCTTTTCCATTTGCATACTCATACAAAATCTCTACacatatttgtatttctgtgcTCTTTCAAGGGGGCTTCACTGTCCCTTATTTGGAGTGAATTAAAATCATcagattatattttatatatttgatgATGTATTGTGTTAATTGTACGGGATTGGTTTGTAGTCTCAGCTGTGTTTACATGAGTTAACATGGTGAAAAGAAAGGGAACACTCTCTGGCCTTTACTTCATTTAACTGACCATCATCCAGAAGCCGTTAAATCATTGGGTGCACTTAGTGTTGCATCAACAACTATTTAATTTTGACTTCattttctgactaaaaccaaagtgaactttgtttttctgtagtttgAGTTAAAACCTGGTAGTCCAGATCATAATTATGTCCTGAAATGTAAAACTACACTTGAAggagggtgtactttctttttcacCATTAAAAAGTATATCTAGGTAAATGAGAAAGTTGCCACAACCTATTCTGGTTGTCGTGGCAACAGAGGTTCATTGGATGTAGCTGAAGATCCccagaaaatgtttctggtcCAGTTTTGTTGTCTCGTTTCTCCCCCTGCTGGTCTTTCAGTTTCACTTCAAACAACTTTGTTTCAAAAAGTTGAATTACATAAAACATTGTAATCAAAactcaacattttgtttatgaaacagctgtttttctttttttatttggactCTGCTAACTTTCTCCTGTGTTGTTTTAGATTATTAACAGGGAAAAACATCAGCTCACAGAAGGATGCTGTGGAGGTAGTGGATCCAGCTTTCTTAAACTATATACTTTTTCTCAGCAGGAGTTTCTGATTCATAACTGAAATCTTCTTACCTTACTGTATGTTGTTTTGTAGGTGATGGACCTTCTACACGCTATGGGCCCAGACACAGTCGTTATTACTTCCTCTGATCTTCCCCCCAGACTGGGAGACCGCTTCCTTGTCTCACTGGGTAGCCAGCGTCATGGTGGGTGGAACATGATAATATATTGTGTGCGTTTACAAACATGTGAAGAAATTACAATGGCTTACAAAAGTACTCACACCCTTTGAACTTCTCCACAGTTTGCAGGGCAACAgtttgaggaaaatgtttcacagttttcaaaatgttttattaatgaacGTCTGAGAAGTGTGGCTCAGATTTGACTTGGAACAACGTTTAACTGCGCATTATATTTCTATCATCTTTGTACATTTAGAAACTCAGATTTTATTATGCAAGCTTATCAGAAAAGCGGACTGCAAACAAAGGCACACcccaattttcagatttttatttttcaagcaatgtagaacaaataaaatcttttttttaatgtagaacAACATatatttactaattaaaaagaaattcctCCTAAATATTCTCTCCTTTATATCTGTCACAAAAACTGTAAGAATATTCATCAAAGTTTATGGTTGAGATGtggaaaatagtaaaaaaaaaaaagctcaaggggtgtaaatacttttgtgaGGCGCTGTCCCATACAGTgtctctcctctgctgctcagTTCGTCCAGATGGAAGCAGGACGACACAGAGAGTTCGAATAGAAGTCCCCAAAGTGGACGCCGTCTTCGTAGGAACTGGAGATTTGTTTGCAGCCATGCTGCTTGCATGGACACATCATTACCCCAATGATCTAAAGgtgtacaaacacacacagaaatgcaTAGTCATTCACACTCACTCCTTTCAAGTCACAAATGAGaataatttgtttctgtttctctcagaCGGCCTGTGAAAAGACTTTTTCAGTCATGCACCATGTTATCCAGAGGACCATATCTTATGCTCATGGTAAGTTATACACAAGTCTTCAATTTTATTGTGGGTGGACTACTTAATCTCATATATGCTATGTTTCTTGCTGGGCTTTACTGTTAAGCAAAACTTTGAGTCGCATGCAGACATCTTCACTGTGACTGAAGGTGCTTTGTTGGATACTGGTAACTAactgctaatatacccttgcCAGCTAGCTAACAACATAGCCACCCTAGCTAATATACTCTTGCACACCATATAGCTAGCAATGGAGTCTTTGCAACTTGTTAGCTTTTTCATGCCCATTAAGGgtaaattcaaatttattggcAGTTGGCTGGATAATATTTTGTCTCAGCCATCGGCTGACTTCTGTTGCCATAATGGTCTAATGAAACCTCCAGGAACCCTGATTTAAGAGTACATAAAACCCACTTACATAATGTTATCTAAgtatttttagcaataaaagTTTGCAGAATCGgaattaaaagcttttgttgttgctgtgggTTTATTATGGATATGCCCCACGGCTCCCATCATACATTGATGGAAACCCGTCATCAcagtgaaatctgtttttcttttgctttgccTCCCTTGCTTCCTTCCCCCATCTCTCCTTCAGAGTTGGCAGGTCCTGGTCGGAGGCCCAGTCCACCTCAGCTGGAACTGAGGATGGTTCAAAGTAAAGCCGACATAGAAGATCCCGCTATAGTAACGGAGGCCACCATCATATCCTAACATTGACATCCCATAAGACTCACACTAACTCCCCCACCCTCTTCACCCCATCGACTTCTAAAATACTGTatctcagtaaaaaaaaaaaaaaaaaaagccctttaGCTTCAACATGTCATCATTCAGACTTCTCAAACACTTTAGCATCATAACACCTCCCTCCTGTGATCCTGAGACCTTTATCCCTTTAAGTCCTCAGTGTCGTAACTGTTTAAACCAGAACCCCCCGACCTGTAACTACCAAGTTGTTTTGCCCCGACCCTGTTCTGGAACCAGAGCCATGGATAGACTGAAGCTTTGATCTGAGTGGACTGTATTCACTTATGCtgacagtagctgtgtttccattacaaatgggtgcaaaactttgtcagtgTTCCactaatgtagaaaaaatacaattctGCAGTTGCAGTGTtaccattaaataagaaactcatttaaaatcacaagtgaataagtttgttcattaGAAAACATAACTTGCCATGATCCTTCAAatacttctttgtttttttgtcagttgCAACATACAGTTGTTCATCATTTGATTTGAGTGATgccaaaaaagtatttccattgcagtttcgtgaaataaatacattttggtaaaaaaccacctcatcctagtgcCAAAATCTTTTATAGACaaatggagttttttttttttattgttgtgtttccattaagcaaatttattttcaaaatgtcaacatgtgcatttatatggtcaatggaaacacagctagtgatGCAGTATTGAACCTCACTCTCAGTGTTGCACTTATGTGGAGGCTAATCACACAAGCACAAATAATacacaatgccttgcaaaagtattcactgtttatgtatttatgcaTACCTTTGCAAGGTACTGCTAGGCGCTacaaattagactttttttaatcagttataCGTTGATTATCATTCTGATAATGCACAATGCAGTAAACACcacaaaatgttatatttattgtaGCATTTGATAACAAAAatcattgaaataaattaactttatttatgtagcaccaaTTCACCACAATGTCATGTAAATTGCATTTgagtagaaaaataatttcatttcaatCACACATAAATTCCAATATACCTCAGTTATCAAACAGTTCATTAAGCTCAGTTTATTGTTGAAATtagcttaaaatgtttctgtctaaggaaacccagcagattgtatCGACTCATTGACTTGCCGTCTTCACTTTGCCTGGACAGACTGACGGTAGACAATCTCTTGCATTGTCCCAATAACTTTGCAACAATCCTTCATATCAAGCATGCATGTTGTGACAGTGGAGAGAGAAAACtaccctttaacaggaagaaacctccagcagaatcAGAACCTGGCACAGAACCAGGGGTCATCTGCCATGACTGACTGGgagtttgagaagacagagcagaaaaacaaaaagaaactggaaaactGATGTAGACATCATATTAGACCCATTTCAGATAGGAATaaagaggagtaaatttccaccaaaaacctcagaaatacTGAGATTACTTAcagaaatttgctagaaaaaaacaagaacatttctttgattaatctcaaatcaaagaaatttgatttgagATTGTCATAACTTTCTATgttaatgaaaatttaaaagttaGTCCCAGACACATTTAGTCAAACACAGTCCTGAACCTCTCTGGTGATCTCTGACTCTGACCACAGTGATTAATCACTCTAGCTATGGCTCTGTCTTCCTTTTACTTTGACCCCTTCTCCCCCAGTCTTACAGCAGTGACGTAATGGTGACCAAGTCTAACCCTcaacataaagaagaaaaaaaaactgcacaatgTATAGTTGATGTATAGATGTTGTACTATAATTGTATTGGACCATCTGTATGATATCTGATCTGTCTGCTGGACCATTGTGTTAACGCTATTGTACTATAGACCAGATGCACAACAATATCACTAAGCAGAGACCATCTGGGCTGGTTGTGGCACAGCCGGACACGTCAAGTCATTGTAACTTCATAGTTAATGTCCGATAGTCGTAGTGTCAAGTTGAGCTTATTTCATGAAGAGAAAACTGGGCGGCAGAGAGCTGCTTCCAACCCAGTCGGCTTCCATGGTGCCATAACCACCCCACATCATGTTGGCCACTTAAAGGCCCAGTTCTGACCCAGAACCTTATATCTTATATCCAACCCTAACCTTCAATATGCTGCCTTTAGctaaatacatacattttgactgaaattatttgtattttctttagaTTTAACCACTGATAATGCCACTTTTATGGCCTCCCTTCCTTATTTATTATTGATGTGTGAGTACAACAATCAGCTGTGTCTCTGTTAATCACTGCAGCAGCTCAGATGAGGCAGATATAATGAGTCTGCAGAGTTTCCTGGGTGGCTATTTTGCTTGTCTGCTGCAGAAGAGACCCAGCCATCAAGTTAGGAAGTGTCGTCCACACATAATGagttctgtttcagaaaactaaaCAGGCATCCACATCAGAAAACAATGTGGGTATAATAATAactatgatgatgatgatgtgagTGTTGAAAGGAGTGACTATAGACATGTTCCATCTTATTCAGGAAATTTCGTTCATGCGCACattgctggagggcaaaaaggtCATTCTTTTACTTGCCATCCGATGCCGCGGTAGAATAATTCTGttaattaaatgaaatctgGAAATGTAGTTGTTAATTCAGTGCAAAGCGCAATGTGGCAACAGTTTTTCAGCAGAAAACTGTTGAAgaataactcaaaaccacttgtattcttttattttccttgctCTATATGTCAACTACACTATACACAGACTCtttgtcatagcaactgactgacaacagctccacaaGAGTATcgggattcaacaccaaaacacATACAGAACAGAACATTTACTCTGTTACATTATTATGTTTTCAatcttgatgtttattttgcgattattaagtGATCATCTGAACACAGCAGTgcttgattagctaatttaaacacctgctctactgatgattaGTAAGAGAGTTGGTGGGGgagtcagggtttttttttaactgagcCGGAATACActaaattctgcagcacatctacatcaTCCTCTCCctcatcatttttttaattagaactctttactgacctgtgaaatgtgacaCCTTTAGACCTTTTTATCTAGTTGTAGTATTGGCAATTAGTA
The Xiphophorus hellerii strain 12219 chromosome 22, Xiphophorus_hellerii-4.1, whole genome shotgun sequence genome window above contains:
- the LOC116713305 gene encoding pyridoxal kinase-like translates to MECRVLSIQSHVVRGYVGNKSASFPLQVLGFEVDSINSVQFSNHTGYSHWKGQVLTADELHVLYEGIKLNNVHQYDYVLTGYTRDTSFLEMVVDIVQELKRANPNLVYVCDPVLGDHGSMYVPQNLYPVYKNKVVPVADIITPNQFEAELLTGKNISSQKDAVEVMDLLHAMGPDTVVITSSDLPPRLGDRFLVSLGSQRHVRPDGSRTTQRVRIEVPKVDAVFVGTGDLFAAMLLAWTHHYPNDLKTACEKTFSVMHHVIQRTISYAHELAGPGRRPSPPQLELRMVQSKADIEDPAIVTEATIIS